Proteins encoded by one window of Castor canadensis chromosome 2, mCasCan1.hap1v2, whole genome shotgun sequence:
- the Thbs1 gene encoding thrombospondin-1 yields the protein MGLAWGLGVLFLLHVCGTNHIPESGGDNSVFDIFELTGATRKGSGRRLVKGPDPSSPAFRIENANLIPPVPDDKFQDLVDAVRAEKGFLLLASLRQMKKTRGTLLAIERKDHSGQIFSVVSNGKAGTLDLSLSIPGKHQVVSVEEALLATGQWKTITLFVQEDRAQLYIDCEKMESAELDVPIQTIFTRDLANIARLRVAKGDVNDNFQGVLQNVRFVFGTTPEDILRNKGCSSSTTNVLLTLDNNVVNGSSPAIRTNYIGHKTKDLQAICGISCDELSSMVLEVRGLRTIVTTLQDSIRKVTEENKELAKEWRKPPLCYHNGVQYKNNDEWTVDSCTECHCQNSVTICKKVSCPIMPCSNATVPDGECCPRCWPSDSADDGWSPWSEWTSCSATCGNGIQQRGRSCDSLNNRCEGSSVQTRTCHIQECDKRFKQDGGWSHWSPWSSCSVTCGDGVITRIRLCNSPSPQMNGKPCEGEARETKACKKDACPINGGWSPWSPWDICSVTCGGGVQKRSRLCNSPTPQFGGKDCIGDVTENQVCNKQDCPIDGCLSNPCFAGTKCTSYPDGSWKCGACPPGYSGNGIQCKDVDECKEVPDACFNHNGEHRCKNTDPGYNCLPCPPRFTGSQPFGRGVEHAMANKQVCKPRNPCTDGTHDCNKNAKCNYLGHYSDPMYRCECKPGYAGNGIICGEDTDLDGWPNEDLVCVANATYHCKKDNCPNLPNSGQEDYDKDGIGDACDDDDDNDKIPDDRDNCPFHYNPAQYDYDRDDVGDRCDNCPYNHNPDQADTDNNGEGDACAADIDGDGILNERDNCQYVYNVDQRDTDMDGVGDQCDNCPLEHNPDQLDSDSDRIGDTCDNNQDIDEDGHQNNLDNCPYVPNANQADHDKDGKGDACDHDDDNDGIPDDRDNCRLVPNPDQKDSDGDGRGDACKDDFDHDNVPDIDDICPENVDISETDFRRFQMIPLDPKGTSQNDPNWVVRHQGKELVQTVNCDPGLAVGYDEFNAVDFSGTFFINTERDDDYAGFVFGYQSSSRFYVVMWKQVTQSYWDTNPTRAQGYSGLSVKVVNSTTGPGEHLRNALWHTGNTPGQVRTLWHDPRHIGWKDFTAYRWRLSHRPKTGFIRVVMYEGKKIMADSGPIYDKTYAGGRLGLFVFSQEMVFFSDMKYECRDS from the exons ATGGGGCTGGCCTGGGGACTCGGTGTCCTGTTCCTGCTGCATGTGTGTGGCACCAACCACATTCCAG AGTCTGGGGGAGACAACAGCGTGTTTGACATCTTTGAACTCACTGGGGCCACCCGCAAGGGCTCTGGTCGCCGACTGGTGAAGGGCCCTGACCCGTCCAGCCCAGCTTTCCGGATTGAGAATGCCAACCTGATTCCTCCCGTGCCTGATGACAAGTTCCAAGACCTGGTGGATGCTGTGCGGGCAGAGAAAGGGTTCCTCCTCCTGGCCTCCCTGAGGCAGATGAAGAAGACCCGGGGCACGCTGCTGGCCATAGAGCGGAAAGACCACTCTGGCCAGATCTTCAGCGTGGTCTCCAATGGCAAGGCGGGCACCCTGGACCTGAGCCTGAGCATTCCGGGGAAGCACCAAGTGGTGTCCGTGGAAGAAGCTCTCCTGGCCACGGGCCAGTGGAAGACCATCACCCTGTTTGTGCAGGAAGACAGGGCTCAGCTCTACATCGACTGTGAGAAGATGGAGAGTGCAGAGCTGGATGTCCCCATCCAGACCATCTTTACCAGGGATCTGGCTAACATCGCCAGGCTCCGCGTTGCAAAGGGAGACGTCAATGACAATTTCCAG GGGGTGCTGCAGAACGTGAGATTTGTCTTTGGAACTACACCAGAAGACATCCTCAGGAACAAAGGCTGCTCCAGCT cGACTACCAATGTCCTGCTCACCCTCGACAACAATGTGGTGAATGGCTCCAGCCCTGCCATCCGTACTAACTACATTGGCCACAAGACAAAGGACCTGCAAGCCATCTGTGGCATCTCCTGTGACGAGCTGTCCAGCATGGTCCTAGAAGTCCGGGGCCTGCGCACCATCGTGACCACGCTGCAGGACAGCATCCGAAAAGTG ACGGAAGAGAACAAAGAGTTGGCCAAAGAATGGAGGAAGCCTCCCCTCTGCTACCACAATGGAGTTCAGTACAAGAATAACGATGAGTGGACTGTGGACAGCTGCACTGAGTGTCACTGTCAG AACTCAGTTACCATCTGCAAAAAAGTATCCTGTCCCATTATGCCCTGCTCCAATGCCACCGTGCCTGATGGAGAGTGCTGCCCGCGGTGTTGGC CCAGCGACTCTGCAGACGATGGCTGGTCTCCATGGTCTGAGTGGACCTCGTGCTCTGCCACATGTGGCAATGGAATTCAGCAGCGTGGGCGCTCCTGTGACAGCCTCAACAATCGCTGTGAAGGCTCCTCTGTCCAGACACGGACCTGCCACATCCAGGAGTGTGACAAGAGAT TTAAACAGGATGGTGGCTGGAGCCACTGGTCCCCGTGGTCATCTTGTTCTGTGACATGTGGTGACGGTGTGATCACGAGGATCCGGCTCTGCAACTCTCCCAGCCCCCAGATGAATGGGAAGCCATGTGAAGGAGAAGCTCGGGAGACCAAAGCATGCAAGAAAGACGCCTGCCCCA TCAATGGAGGCTGGAGTCCCTGGTCACCATGGGACATCTGTTCTGTCACCTGTGGAGGAGGGGTGCAAAAGCGAAGCCGGCTCTGCAACAGCCCCACACCCCAGTTCGGAGGCAAAGACTGCATTGGTGATGTGACAGAAAACCAAGTCTGCAACAAGCAGGACTGTCCAATTG ATGGATGCCTATCAAACCCCTGCTTTGCTGGCACCAAGTGTACTAGCTACCCCGATGGCAGCTGGAAATGTGGTGCTTGCCCCCCTGGCTACAGTGGAAATGGCATCCAATGCAAAGATGTGGATGAG TGCAAAGAAGTGCCTGATGCCTGCTTCAACCACAACGGAGAGCACAGATGTAAGAACACAGACCCTGGCTACAACTGCCTGCCCTGCCCACCGCGCTTCACTGGCTCGCAGCCCTTTGGCCGGGGCGTTGAACACGCCATGGCCAACAAACAG GTGTGCAAACCCCGCAACCCCTGCACAGATGGGACACATGACTGCAACAAGAACGCCAAGTGTAACTACCTGGGCCACTACAGTGACCCCATGTACCGCTGTGAGTGCAAGCCTGGCTATGCTGGCAACGGCATCATCTGTGGGGAGGACACGGACCTTGACGGCTGGCCAAATGAGGACCTGGTGTGTGTGGCCAATGCAACTTACCACTGCAAAAAG gacaactgccCCAACCTCCCCAACTCTGGACAGGAAGACTATGACAAGGATGGGATTGGTGATGCCTGTGATGACGACGATGACAATGACAAAATTCCAGATGATAGG GACAACTGTCCATTCCATTACAACCCAGCCCAGTATGACTATGACAGAGATGACGTGGGAGACCGCTGTGACAACTGCCCTTACAACCACAACCCAGACCAGGCAGACACAGACAACAATGGGGAGGGGGACGCCTGTGCGGCAGACATTGATGGAGATG GTATCCTCAACGAACGAGACAACTGCCAGTACGTCTACAATGTGGATCAGAGGGACACTGACATGGATGGAGTTGGGGATCAGTGTGACAACTGCCCCCTGGAGCACAATCCAGATCAG CTTGACTCTGACTCGGACCGCATTGGAGATACTTGTGACAACAACCAGGACATTGATGAAGATGGCCACCAGAACAATCTGGACAACTGTCCCTATGTGCCCAATGCCAACCAGGCTGACCACGATAAAGATGGCAAGGGAGATGCCTGTGACCACGATGATGACAATGATGGCATTCCTGATGACAGGGACAACTGCAGGCTGGTACCCAATCCTGACCAGAAAGACTCTGATG GTGATGGTCGAGGTGATGCTTGCAAAGATGACTTTGACCACGACAATGTGCCAGACATTGATGACATCTGTCCTGAGAATGTTGATATCAGTGAGACTGATTTCCGCCGATTCCAGATGATTCCTCTAGATCCCAAAGGCACATCTCAAAATGACCCTAACTGGGTTGTGCGCCATCAGGGCAAAGAGTTGGTCCAGACTGTCAACTGTGACCCTGGACTCGCTGTAG GTTACGATGAGTTTAATGCTGTGGACTTCAGTGGCACCTTCTTCATCAACACTGAGAGAGATGATGATTATGCTGGTTTTGTGTTTGGCTACCAGTCCAGCAGCCGCTTCTATGTTGTTATGTGGAAGCAAGTAACCCAGTCCTACTGGGACACCAACCCCACCAGAGCTCAGGGATACTCAGGCCTGTCTGTGAAAGTTGTGAACTCCACCACAGGGCCTGGCGAGCACCTGCGGAATGCCCTCTGGCACACAGGAAACACCCCTGGTCAG GTGCGCACCCTGTGGCATGACCCTCGTCACATAGGCTGGAAAGATTTCACCGCCTACAGATGGCGTCTCAGCCACAGGCCAAAGACAGGTTTCATTAG AGTGGTGATGTATGAAGGGAAGAAAATCATGGCTGACTCCGGGCCCATCTATGACAAAACCTATGCTGGTGGAAGACTGGGACTGTTTGTCTTCTCTCAAGAAATGGTGTTCTTCTCTGACATGAAATACGAATGCAGAG ATTCCTAA